The Pontibacter deserti region AAAGAGAGACGTATTGAACTTCTAGGAGAGGGCTTCAGATCAATGGATATCACTAGAACACTTCAAACTTTCCCGGAGAAAACAGGAGGTGGATTAAGTGCACCAGCTGTTGCGCCATCTTCTAGTGATTATGTATGGCCGATGCCAAGCACTGAGATCGCAACCAACAAAGACCTGTAATATAGATTTGTTTGTCTTATAAGCCCGTTACATCTTGTAGCGGGCTTTTTTATTCGCTTATACCCTGATGAATTGCTGTTGTCGGTGCGGAGCTTTTTTGTGTAGTTTTGTGTTTGACACTAGTATAGCATAAATCATCATTTATAGCGATGTTACTTTCGAGTTTTAGCGGAAATGTTCTGGAAGCAGGTGTAGATGAAGCTGGGCGCGGTTGCTTGGCTGGGCCTGTTGTGGCAGCTGCAGTTATACTTCCCCCGGATTATAAGCATTCTTTACTGAATGACTCCAAACAGCTGAATAAGAAGCAGCGCGAGCAAATAAGAGAAGACGTATTGAAGGATGCTATTGCCTGGGCGATAGGAGAGGCAACCCCTGCAGAAATAGACAAGATCAATATTTTACAGGCTACTTTCCTGGCGATGCACCGTGCTGTTGGGGCGCTGGCGCACCAGGCAGAATACCTGATTGTAGATGGTAACCGCTTTAAACCTTATAGCACAGTACCACATAGCTGCATTGTGAA contains the following coding sequences:
- a CDS encoding ribonuclease HII — its product is MLLSSFSGNVLEAGVDEAGRGCLAGPVVAAAVILPPDYKHSLLNDSKQLNKKQREQIREDVLKDAIAWAIGEATPAEIDKINILQATFLAMHRAVGALAHQAEYLIVDGNRFKPYSTVPHSCIVKGDGKYLSIAAASVLAKTHRDDVMQKLAAEFTMYGWERNAGYPTVEHRDALALHGATHYHRHSFTLLPKQLLVFEDADQVV